The Georgenia sp. TF02-10 genome window below encodes:
- a CDS encoding LysR family transcriptional regulator, protein MDVRQLEFFVAVAEERNFTRAAERSFVSQPGLSASIQALEREVGARLFNRGRNGAALTGAGQAFLPRALRMLTDARAAQLDLTHTPGFSPTSVRIGAEQCLGDLLDMPDLLEAFTQHHPAAEITFEHGTTADLNALIGTGDLDLAVVAGPDEEDRPGGVSGETVLRRESFVLLLPPNHRLASRAWSAWTDLAGERFVEFAPTWAARQVLDADGRRRGVRRETSVTVADAHMLLNLVARGFGVAVVPESVAAKPEAKGLAVVGFERGAVEWQIRLRVGSRAGALARAFAAMLMPHGAITEARREI, encoded by the coding sequence ATGGATGTTCGGCAGCTCGAGTTCTTCGTCGCGGTGGCTGAGGAGAGAAACTTCACGCGCGCTGCCGAACGGTCCTTTGTCAGTCAGCCTGGTTTGTCCGCGTCGATTCAGGCGCTGGAGCGAGAAGTAGGCGCTCGACTCTTCAACCGAGGACGCAACGGCGCAGCCCTCACCGGCGCCGGTCAGGCGTTTCTGCCCCGTGCGCTGAGGATGCTCACCGATGCGCGCGCCGCGCAACTCGACCTCACGCACACCCCGGGATTCAGCCCGACCTCAGTGCGGATCGGAGCTGAACAATGCCTCGGAGATCTGCTCGACATGCCGGATCTGCTGGAGGCGTTCACGCAGCACCACCCAGCGGCGGAGATCACGTTCGAACATGGCACCACTGCCGACCTCAACGCCCTCATCGGCACCGGCGATCTTGACCTTGCGGTCGTCGCGGGGCCGGACGAGGAGGACCGTCCTGGGGGTGTCTCAGGTGAGACCGTGCTGCGGCGGGAGAGTTTCGTTCTTCTTCTCCCGCCAAACCACCGTCTCGCGAGCCGCGCATGGTCCGCGTGGACGGACCTCGCGGGCGAACGCTTCGTCGAGTTCGCTCCCACGTGGGCGGCGCGGCAGGTGCTGGACGCCGACGGACGGCGTCGCGGCGTGAGGCGCGAGACATCGGTGACTGTGGCGGACGCCCACATGCTGCTCAACTTGGTCGCCCGAGGCTTCGGAGTCGCGGTTGTGCCCGAGTCCGTCGCGGCGAAGCCGGAGGCAAAGGGACTCGCTGTAGTGGGGTTCGAGCGAGGCGCGGTGGAGTGGCAGATTCGCCTGCGGGTCGGGTCGCGAGCCGGAGCGCTCGCGCGGGCTTTCGCAGCCATGCTTATGCCGCATGGAGCGATTACCGAAGCGCGACGTGAGATCTAA
- a CDS encoding helix-turn-helix domain-containing protein, whose translation MTAPTERNARCSVARSLEVLGEKWTLLVVREALWGITRFRDFRERLGVAPDILAARLDTLVRGGVLERHPYREAGQRQRDEYVLTEAGQQLKTVLAAFVAWGDAHRPSEYGPASVYVERATQEPVRLAFLRADGMELDSQDVMSVPGPGALAAAG comes from the coding sequence ATGACCGCACCGACTGAACGCAACGCCCGGTGTTCCGTGGCCCGCAGCCTCGAAGTGCTCGGTGAGAAGTGGACGCTGCTGGTCGTACGAGAGGCGCTGTGGGGCATCACTCGGTTCCGCGACTTCCGGGAGCGGCTCGGCGTCGCCCCGGACATCTTGGCCGCGCGATTGGACACCCTTGTGCGCGGCGGGGTCTTGGAGCGCCATCCCTACCGCGAGGCCGGACAGCGACAGCGCGATGAGTACGTGTTGACCGAGGCTGGCCAGCAGCTCAAGACGGTGCTCGCCGCGTTCGTCGCCTGGGGGGACGCGCACCGCCCGTCCGAGTACGGCCCTGCCAGCGTGTACGTCGAACGTGCCACGCAGGAACCCGTCCGGCTCGCGTTCCTGCGCGCGGACGGCATGGAGCTGGATTCGCAGGACGTGATGTCGGTTCCCGGCCCGGGGGCGCTGGCCGCCGCAGGCTGA
- a CDS encoding SDR family oxidoreductase, with protein sequence MTTPGKNSLTDATVLITGANGGLGREFVHQALDRGAAKVYATARSPREWTDPRIVALRLDIDSSGSIEAAASQASDTTILINNAGISDSGQPALTVSLDDVRRVFETNVFAQLAVTQAFAPVLAGNGGGAVVNIHSALSWLGTGPYAATKAALWSLSNALRVELLGQGTHLVGAHLGYTDTPMTAGLDVPKEDPAVIVAAIFDGLEAGDFEVLADQTSRNLKAGLSAPLEALYPALERA encoded by the coding sequence ATGACGACTCCAGGCAAGAACTCACTCACCGACGCCACCGTCCTCATCACCGGCGCGAACGGAGGACTCGGTCGAGAGTTCGTCCACCAGGCCCTCGATCGCGGTGCCGCCAAGGTGTACGCGACCGCGCGCTCCCCGCGCGAGTGGACAGACCCCCGGATCGTCGCGCTTCGGCTCGACATCGACTCGAGCGGCTCGATCGAGGCTGCCGCCTCCCAGGCGTCAGACACAACGATCCTGATCAACAACGCCGGAATCTCCGACAGCGGCCAGCCGGCGCTGACGGTGTCGCTCGACGACGTCCGGCGGGTGTTCGAGACCAACGTGTTCGCTCAGCTCGCCGTGACCCAGGCGTTCGCCCCGGTTCTCGCGGGAAACGGCGGAGGCGCCGTGGTGAACATCCACTCGGCCCTGAGCTGGCTGGGCACTGGTCCGTACGCGGCAACGAAGGCCGCGCTGTGGTCTCTGAGCAACGCGCTGCGGGTGGAGCTGCTGGGGCAGGGCACCCATCTGGTCGGAGCCCACCTCGGCTACACCGACACGCCCATGACCGCCGGGCTCGACGTCCCGAAGGAAGACCCGGCTGTCATCGTGGCTGCGATCTTCGACGGCCTCGAGGCAGGCGACTTCGAAGTCCTCGCCGATCAGACCAGCCGCAACCTGAAGGCGGGCCTGTCGGCGCCGCTGGAGGCCCTCTATCCCGCACTCGAACGTGCCTGA
- a CDS encoding DUF2637 domain-containing protein, which produces MSTPAAPRTARPADAGVAGPGSGVPRLVIASSVTGTLVLALGAFWLSFTTLQDLAIMAGIPAGQAWVWPLIVDGVILEATISVVALRNQAPAARRYAWLLLASGAGVSVAANITHAIVAADARVPVVVAALVASVPPLVLLAMTHLTVELTRNAAPTRSDATPPAREDERAKPRAERTRPVSAGRERARGDRETREQAARLAADGISQRQIAAQLGKHPTTIGRWLAVPDEDTEGDPS; this is translated from the coding sequence ATGAGCACGCCCGCCGCGCCCCGCACCGCCCGTCCGGCGGATGCAGGCGTGGCCGGGCCAGGGAGCGGGGTGCCGCGCCTGGTGATCGCCAGCAGCGTCACCGGCACCCTGGTGCTCGCGCTGGGCGCGTTCTGGCTGTCCTTCACCACGCTGCAGGATCTGGCGATCATGGCCGGCATCCCTGCCGGGCAGGCGTGGGTGTGGCCGCTGATCGTGGACGGCGTGATCCTGGAGGCCACTATCTCCGTGGTCGCGCTGCGCAACCAAGCACCGGCCGCGCGCCGCTACGCCTGGCTGCTGCTGGCCTCTGGCGCCGGCGTGTCCGTCGCGGCGAACATCACCCACGCGATCGTCGCCGCCGACGCCCGTGTGCCCGTGGTGGTCGCGGCACTGGTCGCCTCGGTGCCACCGCTGGTGCTGCTGGCGATGACACACCTCACCGTCGAGCTCACCCGCAACGCCGCCCCCACCCGCAGCGACGCGACACCGCCGGCTCGTGAGGATGAGCGCGCCAAGCCGCGCGCCGAACGGACGCGCCCAGTGTCCGCGGGGCGGGAGCGAGCGCGCGGCGATCGGGAGACACGGGAGCAGGCAGCGCGGCTCGCAGCCGACGGGATCTCGCAACGGCAGATCGCAGCGCAGCTGGGCAAGCACCCGACCACGATCGGCCGGTGGCTGGCCGTACCTGACGAGGACACGGAAGGAGACCCGTCATGA
- a CDS encoding M23 family metallopeptidase codes for MKKALVALVAWVMLAPMLALVGVGVLVNPAVTNQAMCIASGVVLGPVPDELEVSTADGATFTLNRQQLTHAATIIETGARTPGVGRDGILIALMAALTESTLRQLANTGAYPESGEYPNDGNGSDHDSLGLFQMRPASGWGTVAELMDTGYQARAFYGGPDGPNYPSPRGLLDIPGWPQMDKGEAAQAVEVSAYPDRYRNYEPTARTILQALTTGGSSGGGSGVPGDADIPETTALVFPLPNGTYTHTSDFGWRSDPFTGERSFHAGTDWAAADGTPIFALADGVVTYAGMVGGTSGQITIEHTIDGERIATVYIHMWAHGIHVQAGDRVIAGQHIGDVGSSGRSTGPHLHFQLHPGGAGASPVDAIPWLADHGVEGLDTPTSGGPGCAF; via the coding sequence ATGAAGAAGGCCCTGGTCGCCCTCGTGGCGTGGGTGATGCTGGCACCGATGCTGGCCCTGGTCGGGGTCGGGGTGCTGGTCAACCCGGCGGTGACGAACCAGGCGATGTGCATCGCCAGCGGCGTCGTGCTCGGACCCGTCCCCGACGAGCTGGAGGTCTCCACCGCGGACGGGGCGACGTTCACCCTGAACCGTCAGCAGCTCACCCACGCGGCCACGATCATCGAGACCGGCGCCCGCACGCCCGGGGTCGGACGCGACGGGATCCTCATCGCGCTGATGGCCGCCCTCACCGAGTCCACGCTGCGGCAGCTCGCCAACACCGGCGCGTACCCCGAGTCGGGCGAGTACCCCAATGACGGCAACGGGTCAGACCATGACTCGCTCGGGCTGTTCCAGATGCGCCCCGCATCCGGGTGGGGCACGGTCGCCGAGCTGATGGACACCGGCTACCAGGCGCGCGCGTTCTACGGCGGACCGGATGGCCCGAACTATCCGTCGCCGCGGGGGCTGCTGGATATCCCCGGGTGGCCGCAGATGGACAAGGGCGAGGCCGCCCAGGCCGTGGAGGTCTCGGCCTACCCGGACCGCTACCGCAACTATGAGCCCACCGCCCGGACGATCCTGCAAGCCCTCACGACCGGCGGGAGCAGCGGCGGCGGGTCGGGGGTTCCCGGCGACGCGGACATCCCGGAGACCACGGCGCTGGTGTTCCCGCTGCCCAACGGCACCTACACGCACACCTCGGACTTCGGGTGGCGCAGCGACCCGTTCACCGGCGAGCGGAGCTTCCACGCCGGCACCGACTGGGCCGCCGCGGACGGCACCCCGATCTTCGCCCTCGCCGACGGGGTCGTCACCTACGCCGGGATGGTCGGCGGCACGTCCGGGCAGATCACCATCGAGCACACCATCGACGGTGAACGCATCGCGACCGTCTACATCCACATGTGGGCGCACGGCATCCACGTCCAAGCCGGCGACCGGGTCATCGCCGGGCAGCACATCGGCGACGTCGGCTCCTCCGGCCGGTCCACCGGCCCGCACCTGCATTTCCAGCTGCACCCCGGCGGCGCCGGCGCCTCCCCGGTCGATGCGATCCCATGGCTGGCCGACCACGGTGTCGAAGGGCTCGACACCCCGACAAGCGGCGGCCCCGGCTGCGCCTTCTAG
- a CDS encoding MFS transporter, translated as MLALWASAAPTLVYPEYVSQWQLTTLGTTTVFAVYPAAMILALLLLGNLSEVVGARRAILVGLLLLALGAGAFLAASELPLLLVGRASMGFGVGVGLGPATAVIAASARDGASAGTGRITTVATSVGLIGALTIGGASVEHGPDPLRSGFIVLLVTIAGAVLLALLLPRDAPAARQRWRPQPLALPQRPRPFVAGTLAIAAAYSLGAVFLGIGAQFAKDAVGSDDALVNGLVLAVSAASIGTVALVAGRLAPPLSLPLGAVSIALGQILMATAGVSHVLPLLIVSSIVGGAGYALIFSGGINLITASARPERRASVTSSAYLAGYLIQAIIALTLGAVATANGLLAGLLAGSVAVVMIAVAAAVVLHLVPLRRRHGDPRRKATTSS; from the coding sequence ATGCTCGCGCTGTGGGCATCTGCAGCACCGACGCTCGTCTATCCCGAGTACGTGAGCCAGTGGCAGCTGACGACGTTGGGGACTACCACGGTGTTCGCGGTCTATCCGGCGGCGATGATCCTGGCCCTACTGCTGCTCGGGAATCTGTCGGAGGTGGTCGGCGCGCGCCGTGCGATCCTCGTCGGGCTGCTCCTTCTCGCCCTCGGTGCGGGCGCATTCCTTGCCGCGTCGGAGCTGCCTCTCCTTCTGGTGGGACGCGCGTCGATGGGGTTCGGCGTCGGCGTCGGCCTGGGACCGGCGACCGCGGTCATCGCTGCATCGGCGAGAGACGGGGCGTCGGCCGGAACAGGGCGGATCACTACCGTCGCGACCTCCGTGGGCCTGATCGGCGCGCTCACGATCGGCGGAGCATCCGTCGAGCACGGCCCAGATCCGCTCCGCTCCGGATTCATCGTGCTGCTTGTCACCATCGCGGGCGCCGTGCTGCTCGCGCTTCTCCTGCCGCGGGATGCGCCCGCCGCCAGACAGCGTTGGCGACCCCAGCCGTTGGCGCTGCCCCAACGACCGCGGCCGTTCGTCGCGGGTACGCTGGCGATCGCCGCCGCCTACAGCCTCGGTGCCGTCTTCCTCGGCATCGGCGCACAGTTCGCCAAGGACGCGGTGGGGTCGGATGACGCGCTCGTCAACGGGCTCGTCCTGGCGGTCTCCGCCGCCTCGATCGGCACGGTCGCATTGGTGGCCGGAAGGCTCGCCCCACCCCTGTCGCTGCCGCTGGGGGCCGTGAGCATCGCGCTCGGGCAGATCCTGATGGCCACAGCCGGTGTCTCGCACGTACTGCCGCTGCTTATCGTGTCATCCATCGTCGGCGGCGCCGGATACGCGTTGATCTTCTCCGGCGGCATCAACCTCATCACCGCGAGCGCAAGACCCGAGCGGCGAGCGAGCGTGACCTCGAGTGCGTACCTCGCCGGCTATCTGATCCAGGCGATCATCGCCCTCACCCTTGGAGCGGTCGCCACCGCGAACGGCCTCTTGGCCGGGCTGCTCGCCGGCAGCGTCGCAGTGGTCATGATCGCCGTCGCCGCCGCTGTCGTCCTCCATCTGGTACCACTGCGACGCCGTCACGGCGATCCACGACGAAAGGCAACCACGTCCTCATGA
- a CDS encoding ParB N-terminal domain-containing protein → MLEQAIDQIRRGSQYRRDPDEDLDELCGSLERVGILNPPAITEDAVLITGNRRLAAMERLGWRVTPVWVVPDVSDKLSYVLAIRDEQTLQKALKPLEQAELYEELKALYAEDAQRRDAATRFGSPDRDARVAEARDGGAESAPPSGGGKARTQAARAVTGRDSRTMLEQINELRRIAADDTEDPYVRQEAAEALIELNTDGKVNGRYLAVKTAQNLAGIRRATDDPDAPETVRTSARQELQTLEKLERPAEVAKESGLALARLTQLRESAAGVERVGWKDADPLLREKHQIRKLVDLLRREHGWWDRFDPTDFGRHAEPDQWDLVDTYITAAATFLDAARTAREETADADV, encoded by the coding sequence GTGCTGGAGCAGGCGATCGATCAGATCCGTCGCGGCTCGCAGTACCGGCGCGACCCGGACGAGGACCTCGACGAGCTGTGCGGGTCGCTGGAGCGGGTGGGGATCCTCAACCCGCCGGCGATCACCGAGGACGCGGTCCTGATCACCGGGAACCGGCGCCTGGCGGCGATGGAACGCCTGGGGTGGCGGGTCACCCCGGTGTGGGTGGTCCCGGACGTGTCCGACAAGCTCTCCTACGTCCTCGCGATCCGCGACGAGCAGACCCTGCAGAAGGCCCTGAAACCGCTGGAGCAGGCAGAGCTGTACGAGGAGCTGAAGGCCCTCTACGCGGAGGACGCGCAGCGCCGCGACGCCGCCACCCGGTTCGGGTCCCCGGACCGTGACGCCCGCGTCGCCGAAGCACGGGACGGGGGTGCCGAATCGGCACCCCCGTCCGGCGGCGGCAAAGCCCGAACGCAAGCGGCCCGCGCGGTCACCGGTCGGGACTCGCGGACCATGCTCGAGCAGATCAACGAACTGCGCCGCATCGCCGCCGACGACACCGAGGACCCGTACGTGCGGCAGGAAGCGGCCGAAGCGCTGATCGAGCTGAACACCGACGGGAAGGTCAACGGCCGCTACCTCGCCGTCAAGACCGCGCAGAACCTCGCCGGCATCCGCCGTGCCACTGACGACCCCGACGCACCCGAGACGGTGCGTACGTCGGCGCGGCAGGAGCTGCAGACCCTGGAGAAGCTGGAGCGACCTGCCGAGGTCGCCAAAGAGTCCGGGCTGGCTCTGGCCCGCCTCACCCAGTTGCGCGAGAGCGCCGCTGGCGTGGAGCGGGTGGGGTGGAAGGATGCCGACCCGCTGCTGCGGGAGAAGCACCAGATCCGAAAGCTCGTCGATCTGCTGCGCCGTGAGCACGGCTGGTGGGACAGGTTCGACCCGACCGACTTCGGCCGCCATGCCGAACCGGACCAATGGGACCTCGTCGACACCTACATCACGGCGGCGGCGACATTCCTGGACGCAGCGCGCACGGCGCGGGAGGAGACAGCCGATGCCGACGTTTGA
- a CDS encoding iron ABC transporter permease, translating into MVGLLSLGVGPTGISWSDSLAALLSDEPSRLRSLVFDVRLPRAVLAALVGASLAVAGLLAQALTRNPLASPQTFGINAGAAVAIVLATIAFPSLGALGTVAALIGAGTVGALMWFLSTTGAVTVVGLALAGMTVQIVLSALVQAILIMNNSTQDIVFWLAGSVTGADWSDVALLAPATAAGCAVATLGARSFALLTLDASTAASLGQHPARVAGGAAVIVVVLAGAAVAVAGPIGFIGLIVPHIARRLVGARFLTQLLACIALGPLLLLAADVLARLVAFPTETPAGIVTALLGAPVFLILAIRARRA; encoded by the coding sequence GTGGTCGGTCTGCTCAGCCTCGGTGTCGGACCGACGGGCATCAGCTGGTCAGACTCCCTGGCAGCGCTGCTCTCCGACGAGCCATCCCGGCTGCGCAGCCTGGTCTTCGACGTGCGACTGCCGCGCGCCGTGCTCGCAGCCCTCGTGGGAGCCAGCCTCGCCGTCGCCGGCTTGCTCGCGCAGGCCCTTACGCGTAACCCTCTAGCCTCGCCCCAGACCTTCGGGATCAACGCCGGCGCCGCCGTCGCCATCGTCCTCGCGACGATCGCGTTTCCGAGCCTGGGCGCACTCGGCACCGTCGCCGCACTGATCGGTGCCGGCACCGTCGGCGCACTCATGTGGTTCCTGTCCACCACGGGCGCCGTCACCGTGGTAGGCCTCGCGCTGGCCGGCATGACCGTGCAGATCGTGCTCTCCGCTCTGGTCCAGGCGATTCTGATCATGAACAACTCCACCCAGGACATCGTCTTCTGGCTCGCCGGTTCCGTCACCGGTGCCGACTGGTCCGACGTCGCCCTGCTCGCACCCGCGACCGCTGCGGGGTGCGCGGTGGCAACTCTCGGAGCGCGCTCGTTCGCGCTGCTCACCCTGGACGCCTCCACCGCAGCCAGTCTCGGCCAGCATCCCGCCCGCGTCGCAGGAGGAGCCGCCGTCATCGTCGTCGTGCTCGCCGGCGCAGCCGTGGCCGTCGCGGGCCCGATCGGCTTCATCGGCCTGATCGTGCCTCATATCGCCCGTCGTCTGGTCGGCGCCCGATTCCTCACCCAGCTGCTCGCCTGCATCGCCCTCGGCCCTCTGCTGCTGCTCGCCGCCGACGTCCTGGCCCGCCTCGTCGCGTTCCCCACCGAGACACCGGCAGGTATCGTCACGGCGCTGCTCGGCGCCCCGGTCTTCTTGATTCTGGCCATCCGTGCGAGGCGCGCATGA
- a CDS encoding bifunctional DNA primase/polymerase, translating into MQFGARRLSCGRRRTLIEMLHETLSAVRAHDGTLREAALMYAAAGLEVFPCVPGGKQPLTTHGYRDATTGARRIRGWWAWKPEANIGIATGHGLDVLDIDVHAGGDGYRTLERLHRAGMVPGALAAVRTPSGGTHLYFPSDPDRPQQTWSRGTRHVDFRGTGGYVLAPPSTVIDQGRRTGYTILTLNAEPRPVDGDRIRELLTPIRPRVATPRSDTASRGGEELTRWLFGADDGNRNASLFWASCRLAEQGFDERGIHDLLDRPALAVGLGAREIEATIRSAWRTIQLTPAADDGGRSSSAIRGAVRR; encoded by the coding sequence TTGCAGTTCGGCGCGCGTCGCCTGAGCTGCGGGAGGAGGCGAACATTGATCGAGATGCTGCACGAGACCCTGAGCGCCGTCCGCGCGCACGACGGCACCCTGCGGGAAGCCGCCCTGATGTACGCCGCCGCAGGCCTGGAGGTCTTCCCCTGCGTCCCGGGCGGCAAGCAGCCGCTGACCACGCACGGCTACCGGGACGCGACCACCGGCGCACGCCGCATCCGGGGATGGTGGGCATGGAAGCCCGAGGCGAACATCGGCATCGCCACGGGACACGGCCTGGACGTGCTCGACATCGACGTGCACGCCGGCGGCGACGGCTACCGCACCCTCGAACGCCTCCACCGCGCGGGCATGGTCCCCGGAGCGCTCGCCGCGGTGCGCACACCGTCCGGCGGCACGCATCTGTACTTCCCCTCCGATCCCGACCGGCCACAACAGACCTGGTCCCGCGGCACGCGGCACGTCGACTTCCGAGGCACCGGCGGCTACGTCCTCGCCCCGCCCTCGACGGTGATCGATCAGGGCAGGCGAACGGGCTATACGATCCTCACGCTCAACGCGGAACCGCGCCCGGTCGACGGCGACCGGATCCGCGAGCTGCTCACCCCCATCCGCCCCCGCGTCGCCACACCACGAAGCGACACGGCGTCGCGGGGCGGCGAAGAACTGACCCGCTGGCTCTTCGGCGCGGACGACGGCAACCGGAACGCCAGCCTGTTCTGGGCATCGTGCCGCCTGGCCGAGCAGGGCTTCGACGAGCGGGGCATCCACGATCTACTCGACCGGCCCGCGCTCGCCGTCGGGCTGGGTGCCCGGGAGATCGAGGCGACCATCCGATCCGCCTGGCGCACCATCCAGCTCACACCCGCGGCCGATGACGGGGGCCGATCGTCCAGTGCGATCCGGGGAGCCGTGCGGCGATGA
- a CDS encoding helix-turn-helix domain-containing protein — translation MPSSTAPSSWEEYAKNLGIELQRRRIALDITQENLAHRAGLTRTHYQQLERGFWKPGSPANPSLKMLVRLAQALQLEVAELLPSGRDVQWPDT, via the coding sequence ATGCCCTCCTCCACTGCGCCTTCGTCCTGGGAGGAGTACGCCAAGAACCTCGGAATCGAACTGCAGCGTCGCCGGATCGCGCTCGATATCACGCAGGAGAACCTTGCCCACCGGGCCGGTCTCACCCGCACGCACTACCAGCAGCTCGAGCGCGGGTTCTGGAAGCCGGGGTCACCGGCCAACCCCTCGCTGAAGATGCTCGTGCGCCTGGCGCAGGCACTCCAGCTCGAGGTTGCCGAACTGCTCCCGTCCGGCCGCGACGTCCAGTGGCCCGACACGTAG
- a CDS encoding helix-turn-helix transcriptional regulator: protein MKIVFVTSGWARLNSGLGPMDVEAGSIVAFPAGVWCSADPVGGVETVTLYTQSDYVSTQLRWMPPAHPLTHHLRSAATEGQALGALSIGKTQMRTLAPKLLSLASVGQQQGQEFTVLTLVSSLLDDIARIAGSTHDAAHDAPPALIPRREVAQAVRALRADLRHPWTLRALATRVSLSESQLTRLFRNELGISPGALLWQMRTDRVAELLATTPLTATEAFRQAGWASQSAASRAFKRRFGVGPREYSSRIRHLGPGQANAEEGARPTTSLSSLLVDS, encoded by the coding sequence ATGAAGATCGTCTTCGTCACATCAGGCTGGGCACGGCTCAACTCAGGACTCGGGCCCATGGACGTCGAGGCTGGCAGCATCGTTGCGTTCCCCGCTGGCGTCTGGTGTTCGGCTGATCCGGTTGGCGGGGTCGAGACGGTGACCCTGTACACGCAGAGCGACTACGTGAGTACTCAGCTGCGATGGATGCCGCCAGCGCACCCCCTCACGCATCATCTCCGTTCGGCCGCAACCGAGGGACAGGCGCTGGGCGCCCTGAGTATCGGCAAGACGCAGATGCGCACTTTGGCTCCCAAGCTCTTGAGCCTCGCGTCGGTCGGCCAGCAACAGGGTCAAGAGTTCACCGTGCTGACCCTGGTGTCGAGCCTGCTTGACGACATCGCCCGGATCGCTGGATCGACCCACGATGCAGCGCACGACGCTCCTCCCGCTCTGATTCCAAGACGAGAGGTCGCACAGGCCGTGCGTGCGCTTCGCGCAGACCTGCGCCACCCCTGGACGCTACGCGCTCTCGCGACGCGCGTATCGCTCTCCGAATCGCAGCTGACCAGGCTGTTCCGCAACGAGTTGGGGATCAGTCCCGGCGCCCTACTGTGGCAGATGCGAACTGATCGCGTCGCGGAACTGTTGGCGACCACGCCGCTGACAGCTACCGAGGCCTTCCGCCAGGCAGGCTGGGCGAGCCAGTCTGCCGCGAGCCGCGCGTTCAAACGGCGGTTCGGCGTCGGTCCGCGCGAGTACAGTTCTCGAATCAGGCATCTGGGACCCGGGCAGGCCAACGCCGAAGAGGGGGCTAGGCCGACGACTTCGCTGTCGAGCCTGCTTGTGGACTCCTAG
- a CDS encoding site-specific DNA-methyltransferase, translating to MPHEVPHAYGAGDLPVEIDRDGAVILGGDSVAVLPRLAAGVADALVTDPPYGLEFNGHAWDGAAGFAESLPDIDLSTMTAPEVFEAWCAAWARGALHALKPGAHLAAFGGTRTWHRMVRGIEDAGFEVRDQIAWLYSSGMPKSMDLAYALDKRNGVLRPDRVVQESEREGVLGATRRVVQQGAPVSEDAKQWAGWGTGLRPSFEPIIIARKPVPGTVVGSVLTHGTGALHIDAARFGEGRWPANVALDGAQAETLDLLTGSWRGTPASSRFPIFRYEHKAPGTERPRAFGVSHSTVKPLSLMRWLVRLLTPHGGLVLEPFAGSGATVEAALEEGMRVVAIEKDPSFVPLIASRIDRVAMRHTDP from the coding sequence ATGCCGCACGAGGTTCCGCATGCCTACGGAGCCGGCGATCTTCCTGTCGAGATCGACCGGGACGGAGCGGTCATCCTGGGTGGGGACTCGGTCGCGGTCCTTCCCCGACTGGCCGCCGGAGTGGCGGATGCGCTGGTGACCGATCCACCCTATGGCCTGGAGTTCAACGGGCACGCGTGGGACGGAGCCGCGGGGTTCGCGGAATCGCTGCCGGACATCGACCTCTCGACAATGACCGCGCCCGAGGTGTTCGAGGCATGGTGCGCGGCGTGGGCACGCGGCGCATTGCACGCGTTGAAGCCGGGCGCGCACCTGGCGGCGTTCGGCGGCACCCGCACGTGGCACCGCATGGTGCGCGGGATCGAAGACGCGGGGTTCGAGGTGCGCGATCAGATCGCGTGGCTGTACTCCTCGGGGATGCCCAAGAGCATGGACCTCGCGTATGCACTGGACAAGCGCAACGGGGTACTGCGCCCAGACCGGGTGGTGCAGGAGTCAGAGCGGGAGGGAGTGCTCGGGGCGACACGTCGGGTGGTGCAGCAGGGCGCACCGGTCAGCGAGGACGCCAAGCAATGGGCGGGGTGGGGCACGGGGCTGCGGCCGTCGTTCGAGCCGATCATCATCGCCCGCAAGCCCGTCCCGGGCACGGTGGTCGGCAGCGTGCTGACGCATGGCACCGGGGCGTTGCACATCGACGCGGCACGGTTCGGCGAGGGCCGCTGGCCAGCCAACGTGGCGCTGGATGGCGCGCAGGCCGAGACGCTGGATCTGCTGACCGGCTCTTGGCGAGGAACTCCGGCCTCGAGCCGGTTCCCGATCTTCCGTTACGAGCACAAGGCGCCGGGAACGGAGCGGCCCCGCGCGTTCGGGGTCTCGCACTCGACGGTCAAGCCGCTGTCGTTGATGCGGTGGCTGGTGCGCCTGCTCACCCCGCACGGCGGCCTTGTGCTGGAGCCGTTCGCCGGCTCGGGCGCGACGGTGGAGGCGGCGCTGGAGGAAGGGATGCGGGTGGTCGCGATCGAGAAGGACCCCAGCTTCGTCCCGCTGATCGCCTCACGCATCGACCGCGTCGCGATGCGGCACACCGACCCCTGA